DNA sequence from the Lentisphaerota bacterium genome:
TCGCCCGCGCGGAGGACCCCGTCACCGCCGTCCGCGCCGCCTCGGCGCTCGGCCGGATTGGCGACCGCCGGGCGGCGCCGGCCCTGCTCGAGGCATTCGCCGTTACCAACCGCGATCTCTGCAGCCGTGCGGCCGTGGCCCTCGGCGAGATGGGGGAGCCGGGCGCCGCGTCACCGCTGATGGCGCGGATGGCCTACGAGGGCGATGCGGATGTGCGCGAAGGCATCGCCAAGGCGCTCGGTTTTCTGGGCGATCCAGCCGCCCTGCCGGTGCTGCAGAAGGCGCTCGCCGACACGGACAGCGACGTCCGCTACGAGGCTGCCTGGGCGCTCGGACACCTCGGCGATCCGGCCGCCGTTCTCCCCCTGGCCGCCCTGCTGAAGGACCGCGAGTCGCGCGTTCGCTTCGCGGCCGCCTTTGCGCTGGCCGAATTGCGCGATCCCGGCGCGGTCCCCGCGCTCAAGGCGAACCTGTCCGACAGCGATGAAAACAGCCGAACCGCGACGGCCTGCGCGCTGGCGCTGATCGGACATGCGGAGGGACTCCCGGTTCTGAGCCGGGCGGTCCGAAGCGATGCGGAGTGGGAACGGTTTGCGGCTGCGGTCGCCCTCCTGCGACTCGCGACGCCCGCCGCAAACGAGTTGCTGGGCACGCGCCTGACGGACGAGAAGGCGGCCATCCGCGATCTCGCCCGCTGCGCTCGCGACGGCGAAGGCACGATGGCCCTCGCTGCGGTCCTGCGAGACCGCGACGATGACTTCCGTCAGTACGCAGCGCTCGCGCTCGCATTCTTTGACGATCCCGCCATATTGCCCGCACTCCGCGAAGCGGCCACCGACCGCGATCCGGAAGTGCGCACTGCGGCCCGCTGGGTGACGCGGCGGATCGAGCGCTTACGCCCTGCCGGTGAGCGGGAGACGGGGGCGATGTAGAGAAGTTTTGACAATATTTTCGGCCGGATGTATTCTTCAGACTGCTCAATAACCGATCCATCAGTAACCGTCGCGAGGAGGTGGGACCATGGCTTATTCGCCCTTCATGTATCTTTTTTTCTTGCTGGGTTTGTCGGCGCCGTCTGCCGAGCGGATGCCGTCCGACCCGGTCAAGTCGCGCGCGAATTATGAGACGATCGTTGCGCATCTCGACACCGGCGGCGATCTGATGGTTGCGGCCAATACCGACGGCGTGGTCGAGAACCTCGTTACCGGGCTGCGCGGCTGGACCGAGATGATGCCCCAGGGGGTCATGAATGACGATGCCCGGCAGGCGTTTGACCGTTTGCCCGCGTTCATCACCAGCAGCGGCTTCTACGCTGTGGACGGCTTCGGCATGAGTCTGCTGCCCGGCGGCGACGGGATGAACACGCTCAAGGCCTTTCTGCGCCGGGACCCCGCCGCCGCCGAACTGCCGTTCTGGCGCTCCATGGTCGGCGGAGCGCCGCGGGCCCTGGCCTCTCTGGATTATCTCCCGGCCGACACGGTCCTCGCACGCATTGGTAGCGGCGAGCCGGGCCAGCTCTTCAAACTCGTGACCGACGCGATACGGCAGGTGGGCGGAGCCGATGCCGCCAGGGGGTTGGACCAGGCGCTCGCCGAGGCCGGTTCGAACCTCGGCACGAACGTGAGCGCCCTGGTCAACTCCCTGGGCGCGGAGTCGTTCCTCGCCATCCAGTTGTCCGCCACCCAGACGCTGCCGGTCCCCCTGCCGAATAACCGGGAGGCGGCGGCGGCTGAGCCCCTGACCATTCCGCTGCCCAGCCTGCTCATGGGCGCCGCCGTGCGTGATGCGACGCTGTTCGACACGGTGCGGCGGCTGCTGGAACGCAGTCAGGCGCCCTGCGTGACGACCCAGGTCGCCGGGGCGACGCTGATCAGCGTCACGATCCCCGAGGCCAAGGATTACCCGCTGAACCCCACCTTCGCCGTCCACAAGGGGATGTTCCTGGTCGGCTCCACCCTCGATGCGGTCAAGTCCGCAATCGCCTCAGCAGACAGCAAGAACGGCCTGCGCGCCGCGCCTGTCTTCAAGAAAGAGTTCGCCAGCCTGCCCGCGATGAACAACGGCCTCTCTTTCATGGACCCCCGCTTTTCAGAGACGCTGTCGAAGGTGTCGACCGCGCTGATGCGATCAGTTTCCGGTGGCAGGTCGGGTCTGGGCGGAATGGGTGTGTTTGAGCTGGCGTCGGGTTCGCATCTGCTCGTGATTGTGAACGAGAAGGACGGGATCGCCGTCAGCGGCTCCACGTCGGCCAGCGCGCTGCAGACGCTGCGCAGCATGACCCTCATGCCCCTGATTACCACGATGGGCAGCGCCATCGCCATCCCCAATCTCATGCGCGCCCGCGCAGTCACACGCAATTACTCCTGCATCAACAACCTGCGCATGCTCGACTCCGCCAAGGAGCAGTGGGCGTTGGAGGCGGACAAGCCCGTCGGCGCGGAGGTGGTTGAGAAGGAGGTCCTGCAGTATATCAAGGGCGCGACCCTGCCGGTCTGTCCGCAGGGCGGCCGCTACACGCTGGGGCCCATCGGGCAGCCGCCCGTCTGCTCGTATCCCGGCCATCAACTTCCGCAATGACCGCCGCCGGACGGCGGCGATTGCTCAACACCAACACGCGCCGCAAACACGACGCAGGAAGGACAACATGCAAAGTCAGACATGCTGCAATTGTGTGGATCCGAAAAGTCTCGCGCCCGCGCTTATCCGCTGGGCGCTGGGCCTGCTGTTTCTGGTCGGGGGGATCGGCAAGCTCATGGATCTGGGGGGCTTCGTCAAGGGGTACCTCCTTCCCGCTTTCGAGAAGACGATTCTCCCCGGGGGTCTGGTCGCGGCCTACGGGTACGCCCTGCCGTT
Encoded proteins:
- a CDS encoding HEAT repeat domain-containing protein codes for the protein ARAEDPVTAVRAASALGRIGDRRAAPALLEAFAVTNRDLCSRAAVALGEMGEPGAASPLMARMAYEGDADVREGIAKALGFLGDPAALPVLQKALADTDSDVRYEAAWALGHLGDPAAVLPLAALLKDRESRVRFAAAFALAELRDPGAVPALKANLSDSDENSRTATACALALIGHAEGLPVLSRAVRSDAEWERFAAAVALLRLATPAANELLGTRLTDEKAAIRDLARCARDGEGTMALAAVLRDRDDDFRQYAALALAFFDDPAILPALREAATDRDPEVRTAARWVTRRIERLRPAGERETGAM